Genomic window (Polaromonas sp. JS666):
GCTGCACCATGCCCAGCGGCAAATGACCATGTGGAGCGACAACCGCAACCACCTGCTCGACGATGTCCTGGTGGACTCCATCGTTGTGCTGGCGGCTCAGCTCATTGGCGTGCCCCCGGGCCAGTTCATTGCTATCGTGGCCTTTACCCAGCTCAGTGAAAGTTTTCAGCACGCCAATGTGCGGATGTGGTTTGGGCGCGTCGGCGAGCGGCTGTGGGTCAGCCCGCGTTTTCACCGCTTGCATCACAGCATCGGTATCGGGCATGAAACCGTGAAGGCGGAAAAAACTGTCTTGGGTGGACATAACTTTGGCGTGCTGCTGCCCTGGTGGGATGTGCTGTTTGGCACAGCTAACTTCGAGCAGCGTTATGACCCCACCGGTATCCGTGACCAGGTCGAAGCCAACCGTGATTACGGCAAAGGCTTCTGGTCGCAGCAATGGATTGGCCTCAAGCGCTTGTTCGGCAAAGCCTGAAAACCCACCCCCGTCCAGGCTCACTGCGTGTAGCCTGTTCCCCCCTCAAGGGGGCGGCGCCTGCGGTCTGGCGAAGCCAGTCCCGCGGCCCCTACCGGGTTGTGATCCCTGAACTCTTCAACCAAGCATGAGCCGTGGAACCGGCTTTGCCGGGCCACAGGCGGGCGGCCCCCTCGGGGGGCAGGGAGCTACACGCAGTGAGCGACCGTGGGGGCTGATATCCTAGCTCCATGAGCAAGCTTTTGGATTCCTTCTGGCGGGCCGCCATGTACTGCCTGCATCCCCGGGTCATCGCCCTGTCGGTACTGCCCCTGGTGATCATGGCCGTCATCTCGCTCGGCCTGGGTTATTTCTTCTGGGAAGGCGCGCTGGCGGCGGTGCGCAGCAACCTTGAAAGCTATGAGCTGGTGGACACCATGGTCCGCTGGCTGGAAGGGCTGGGGCTGAGCGACCTTCGCGTGGTGCTGGCGCCTGTGCTGCTGCTGTTCCTGGCCATTCCCGTCATTGTGATTGCCTCGCTGCTGTTTGTGGCGATGTTCATGACGCCCGCCATGGTGGCCCTGGTGGCTGAACGGCGCTTCCCGCAACTGGAGCGCAAGCGGGGCGGCTCCCTGCTGGCCAGCGTGTTCTGGTCGCTGGGCTCCACCCTGCTGGCCGTGATTGCACTGGTATTGTCGATTCCCCTGTGGCTGATTCCGCCGCTGATCCTGATCCTGCCGCCACTGATCTGGGGCTGGCTCACCTACCGTGTCATGTCGTATGACGCCATGGTGGATCATGCAAGCGGTGAGGAGCGGCGCCAGATTTTCCGCGAGCATCGTGCCACGCTGCTGGGCATCGGTGTCCTCAGTGGCTACCTGGGCGCCGCGCCCAGCCTGATCTGGGCCTCGGGTGCGATGTTCGTGGCGATGGCGCCTATCCTCGTGCCCGTGGCCATCTGGCTATACACGCTGGTGTTTGCCTTTTCGTCGCTTTGGTTTGCCCACTACACGCTCGCCGCCCTGGAACAGCTGCGCAAGAAAAACAATGCACTGGCCCCCGATCCGTTTGCGCAGGAGGCTATTAAATCAATCGCGAACGAATTGGCGCCGACTGCTTCCGAGGGGCCGGCGCCCAGCTTCGGCTCGCTGGGCGGCAATCCCCATACCCAGCCTTGATGATCGTCCAGCGGCAACTTCACCACTACCCTTATGGCTACAAACTTTGGACTCGTCATTGTTGGCGATGAAATTCTCTCGGGCAAACGTGCCGATAAGCACCTGCCCAAAACCATCGAGCTGCTGGGTGCTCGCGGCCTGCAACTCGGCTACGCCGACTACGTGGGCGACGATCCTGACCGCATCACCGCCACCCTGGCGCGCGCCTTTGCGGCAGCGCGTAGCTCTGGCGACGTGGTGTTTTCCTGCGGGGGCATTGGCGCCACGCCGGACGATCACACCCGACAGTGTGCGGCCAAAGCCCTGGGCGTGGCGCTGGCCCTTCATCCCGAAGCCAAAAGGCTGATCATGGAGCGCATGCAGGATGTGGCGAAAGAGCAGGGGCTGCCGTATGAGCCCGACCGCGAGGACAACATCCACCGCCTGAACATGGGCGTGTTCCCCGTGGGCGCCCAGATCATCCCCAACCCCTACAACAAGATCCCAGGCTTTAGTTGCCAGGCCGGTGAGGGCTCGGTGCACTTTGTTCCGGGCTTTCCCGTGATGGCCTGGCCCATGATGGAATGGGTGCTGGATCAGCGCTACCCCCATCTGCACCAGAAATCCGCCTATATCGAAAAGTCGGTGATCGTGTTTGGTTCCATGGAGGCCACGCTGACCCCCCTCATGCTCGCAATTGAAGCGGCGCATGAGGGCGTGAAAGTGTTCAGTCTTCCCAGCGTGGATCATCCCGATTACGGTCGCCACATCGAGCTGGGCGTGAAGGGGGCGCCGGAGGCGGTGAGCCTGGCCTACCCCGCCTTGTTGACGGGCCTGCAGAAATTCGATCTCAAATTAGGCCCCGAATTGGTGCGATGAGAATTTGCGCTAAATTGGTGCATTGCCGTAATGACCCGTATTGGTGCATGTGCGGGCGGCCTCTTTTTGAGATTCTGGCGCCGCAAGGCCGGAATCTGGGCCAGATAACGGCACAATCAGGGGTTTGGCGAAAACCGATCAGCCATCCGCTGTGGCACAAAAAGTGCATTCACCATCCGAAGACAATTTTTTAACAACCATCCAAGCAACAGGAGATTTTGATGGCAAAGACCGTCGCAGACGTCATGAAAATGGTCAAGGAAAACGAAGTCAAGTTTGTTGACTTCCGTTTTACCGACACCCGGGGTAAAGAGCAGCACGTGACGGTGCCTGTCTCCCACTTTGACGAAGATAAGTTCACCTCGGGCCACGCGTTTGACGGTTCATCGATTGCCGGCTGGAAGGGCATTGAAGCCTCCGACATGCAGCTGATGCCTGATCCCAACACCGCGAACATTGACCCGTTCTTCGAAGAAACAACGCTGTTCATGAGCTGCGATGTGCTGGAGCCGAGCGACGGCAAGTCTTATGACCGCGACCCCCGCTCCATCGCCAAGCGTGCAGAGTCCTACCTCAAGGCTTCCGGCCTGGGCGATACCGCCTATTTCGGTCCGGAGCCAGAGTTCTTCATCTTTGACGACGTGCGCTGGAACACCGACATGTCGGGCACCTTCTTCAAAATCGAAGAATACGAAGCACCCTGGAACTCTGGCTCCAAGCTCGAAGGCGGCAACCGTGGCCACCGTCCAACCGTCAAGGGCGGCTACTTCCCCGTGCCGCCGGTTGACAGCACGCAGGACATGCGCGCCGAGATGGCCCTGATCCTCGAATCGCTGGGCATTCCGGTCGAAGTGTTCCACCACGAAGTGGCTGGCGCCGGCCAGAATGAAATCGGCACCCGTTTCAGCACGCTGGTGCAGCGCGCCGACTGGACCCAGATCCTGAAGTATGTGGTGCAGAACGTGGCCAATGCCTACGGCAAAACCGCGACCTTCATGCCCAAGCCCATCGTAGGCGACAACGGCTCCGGCATGCACGTTCACCAGTCCATCTGGAAAGACGGCAAAAATCTGTTTGCCGGCGACGGCTATGCGGGCCTGTCTGATTTCGCCCTGTACTACATCGGCGGCATCATCAAGCACGCCCGTGCCCTGAATGCGATCACCAACCCCGGCACCAACAGCTACAAGCGCCTGGTTCCCGGCTATGAGGCACCGGTCAAGCTGGCCTATTCGGCCAAGAACCGCTCGGCTTCGATCCGCATTCCGTATGTGGCGAACCCCAAGGGCCGCCGCATTGAGGCGCGCTTCCCCGATCCACTGGCCAACCCTTACCTGTGCTTCTCCGCACTGATGATGGCCGGCCTCGACGGCGTCGAGAACAAGATCCACCCGGGCGAAGCCGCTACCAAGGACCTCTACCATCTGCCGCCCGAGGAAGATGCAAAAGTGCCAACCGTGTGCCACAGCCTGGACCAGGCGCTGGACTGCCTCAACGCAGACCGCGGCTTCCTGACCAAGGGCGGCGTGTTCACCGACAGCATGCTGGACGCCTACATCGAATTGAAGATGGGTGAAGTGACGCGCCTGCGCATGGCGACGCACCCCATCGAATTCGAGATGTATTACTCCCTGTAATCGGGGCTGCAGGCTCGCGCCACTTACCGTTGCTTACGGTTTGTGGCCAAAAAAGGACGGCAATTGCCGTCCTTTTTTATGGCTGGTGGGTAATAAGGATGCTGACTTTGTGTTTTTGCAGCTTTGCCGCATACTGATAGACCGTCCTTTGCCTATACGGGCATCTGGAGTTCCGAATGAAAAACACTTTATCGCTGTCCCTTTTATCCTTGCTGTTGGCCGGTGCGGGGAATTCCGCATGGGCCCAGCAGGTTTACCGTTGTGTTGCCGCCAACGGCGGCGTGCCAGAGTACATCAACAACGCCAAGGATGCCCAGAACCGGAATTGCAAGCTGCTGTCGGGTGGCAATGTCACCGTGGTCCAGGGCAACCCCGTGGCCAAGGCGCCTGTGCGTGTCGCTGCGGCGGCGGCTTCTGGCGGTCCGCGAACCGATGGCAGCCCGGAGCAGCGTGCACGTGACAGCGACTCGCGCGCCATTCTGGAGTCCGAGCTGAAAAAGGCCGAGGCCCGATTGGCCGAGCAGCAAAAAGAGTACAACAACGGCGAGCCTGAAAAGCAGGGTATTGAAGGACGCAACTACCAACGCTACCTAGACCGCGTGGCTGAACTCAAGGAAAGCATCGCCCGCAACCAGAGCGATATTGCCGGCATCAAGCGCGAGATTTCGCGTCTCCCGGCCGCAAATTAAGCGTTTACCTCCACCGCTTATGGGCCAAAATGGACGGCTTGAACAAGCCACATTTACCCCCCGTTTTATCCGCCACCCCGGCGCCCCCGCGCTTTCAATCGTTTGACCTGCTGGCCACGCTCGTGGCCGTTGTGCGTACCAATGGCGTCGTGGTATTTGCCAATGCGGCGCTGGAAGATGCGCTGGGCACCTCACGCCGGACCATCGAAGGCTCGCAGCTCCCCGAGTGCTTTACCGAGCCGCTGATTCTGCAAAATGCGCTCGAGGGCGCCGGCAGCAATGAGTTTGCGGCCCTGCGTTATGACGCGTGGCTCAGGCGCCTGAACCACGAGCCCATGCCGGTCCACGTGGTGGTGGCGCAAACCGATACGCCGGGCGAGGCGATTGTGGAGTTGTTGCCGCTGGAGCAGCAGGCCAAGCAGGACCGGGAGGAACGCCTGATTGACCAGGCCCAGGCCAACAAAGAACTGATCCGCAACCTGGCCCATGAAATCAAGAATCCGCTGGGTGGCATTCGCGGTGCGGCGCAGTTGCTGCAGATGGAAATCGACAAGGAGTTGACCGAGTACACGCAGGTCATCATTCATGAGGCCGATCGCCTGCAAACGCTGGTAGACCGCCTGCTCGCTCCGCACCGGCGGCCGCATCTGGTGGGGGATGTGAATATTCACGAAGTCTGTGAGCGGGTGCGCTCGCTCATCCTTGCCGAATTTCCCAAGGGGCTGCGCGTCACACGGGACTATGACATTTCGATTCCCGGTTTCCGCGGTGACCGCGAGCAGCTCATTCAGGCGGTCCTCAATATCGCCCACAACGCGGCTCAGGCGCTCGCAGAGCGCATTGCGGCGGGCGATGCGCAGATCACTTTCAGGACCCGAATCGCCCGGCAGGTAACTTTCGGCAAGCAGCGCTATCGCTTGGCACTGGAATTGCATGTCATTGACAATGGACCGGGCGTGCCGGACTCCATCAAAGACCGCATCTTCTATCCGCTGGTATCAGGGCGCGAGGGCGGTTCGGGGCTGGGGCTGACATTGGCGCAAACCTTTGTTCAGCAACACCACGGTTTGATTGAGTGCGACAGCGTGCCGGGCCGGACAGACTTCAAGCTGCTGATACCGTTGCCTTGAGGTGTGTCCTTCCTACATGGCTTGACAAATAAAGCGCGATGACGCGAATGGCACCGAATGTACAACAAGGACTGCACAACATGAAACCGATTTGGATCGTTGACGATGACCAGTCCATCCGGTTTGTTCTGGAGAAGGCCCTGCTTCGTGAGGATCTTCCTACGCGCAGTTTCACCAACCCCCGTGAGGTCCTCCTGGCGCTGGAAAACGCGACAGAGGAAGAGGGCCCGCAAGTCCTGGTGAGCGACATTCGCATGCCCGGCGGGTCGGGGCTGGATCTGCTGGAGAAGGTCAAGCAAAAGCTTCCCGGCCTGCCGGTCATCATCATGACGGCGTTCTCCGACCTTGACAGCGCTGTTTCTGCTTTTCAGGGCGGCGCTTTCGAATACCTGCCCAAGCCCTTCGACCTCCCAAAAGCGGTGGAACTCATACGCCGTGCGGTGGAAGAAAGCCAGCGCGAGGAGGTGGCCGAGGAGCGCATGGCGGCCGCGCCGGAAATGCTCGGCCAGGCGCCGGCGATGCAGGATGTGTTCCGTGCCATTGGCCGCTTGAGCCAGAGCATGGTGACGGTGATGATCACCGGCGAATCGGGGTCGGGCAAGGAACTGGTGGCGCGCGCGCTGCACAAGCACTCACCGCGCGCCAACGGGCCTTTTGTGGCCATCAATACCGCGGCCATTCCCAAAGACCTGCTCGAGAGCGAACTCTTCGGTCATGAGCGCGGCGCCTTCACCGGCGCGCAGACCATGCGGCGTGGCCGCTTTGAGCAGGCAGAGGGCGGAACGCTGTTCCTCGATGAAATCGGTGACATGCCCTTTGACCTGCAAACCCGCCTGCTCCGGGTGCTGAGCGATGGTCACTTTTACCGCGTGGGCGGCCACAACGCCGTCAAGGCCAATGTGCGCGTGATTGCCGCCACGCACCAGGACCTGGAGCAGCGCGTCAAGGAGGGTGGTTTTCGCGAAGACCTCTTCCACCGGCTCAACGTGATTCGGCTGCGCCTGCCCGCGCTGCGCGAACGGCGCGAGGATGTGTTCATGCTGACCCGCCATTTCCTGCAGCAAAGCGCCAAGCAGCTGGGTGTGGAGCCCAAGCGCATTTCCGATGCGGCGCTGCAGCAATTGAGCAACTTCAGTTTTCCCGGCAATGTGCGCCAGCTGGAAAACATCTGTCACTGGCTCACCGTGATGGCGCCCGCGCAGGTGATTGAAGCCAAGGACCTGCCACCTGAAGTGCTGGGCGTGCCGCATGAACCGGCGCCGGGGGCTTCCGACAAAGCGCCTCTGGCGCCCGTCACGCCGACGATGCATATGCCCGAGCCTGCCGTCTTGGCGGGGCCGGCGGCTGGCGAGCAGAATTGGGAAGCCGGCCTTGAGGCGGAAGCCCTCGCTTTGCTGGCGGCCGGTCGCAGCGATGTGTGGGATGTGCTGACGCGCCGTTTTGAGTCCCGGCTGATCCAGACGGCGCTGCTCAATACCCGCGGGCGTCGCATCGAGGCCGCCCAGAAGTTGGGTATTGGCCGCAATACCATCACGCGCAAGATCCAGGAGCTGAATCTGGAGTAAAACCGGCTGCAATCCCTGAGGTTCCCCGGGGTGCAGTTCTATTTGCTATGGCAATCAGGGATGCGGAGCACACCCGATGGTCCAGCCGTGCTGCACGGACCAACCGGTACGCTGGCCAGCACTCAAGAGGTGGCTGGTCCCTGGACCTCGGCCAGGTATCGGTTTAGCTCCGTCAATTCCTGCTCGAATTCGATCATGCTGACCACGATGGTCTTCCAGTCGCCGTCGCGGCTGGCCCGCTCGATACGTTCACAGACGTTGGCCAGCGCGAGGGCTCCGACCATGGCGCAAGCGCCTTTGATGAGATGGGCCAGCCGTTTGACCTGGGCGATGTCACCGTCGGCCACCGCCTGTTCCAGAAGCGCGGCATCTCCCTCATTGGCCCGTTGAAACTCGATGAAAATGTCGCGCTCGACGGCCGCATCGCCCGCAGACACTCTGGCCAGCGCCACATGGTCAATCGGTGTCCTCGCCCGCCGTGCTACAGGAAAATAGGCGGGCGGTGTGACGGGGGCCGCGGGGATGGGTAGCCAGCGCGCCAGGCTGGCCGCAGTTTTTTTAACTCCACCGGCTTGACAAGGTAGTCGTCCATACCCGCGGCGAGGCAAATTTCTGCTTCACCGCCCATGGCATTGGCTGTGCAGGCAATGACGGGGTAGTGACGGGCGGCTGTGGCTGCTTCGAGCGCGCGTATAGCCTTGGCCAGTTCATAGCCGTCCATTTCGGGCATGTTGCAGTCTGTCAGGAGCAGCGAAAATCGGCCCGACTTCCACAGGTTCAGGGCTTCGACGCCGTTTCTGGCGCTCTCTGCCGCATAGCCGAGCAGGTTTACCTGGCGCATCAACAGCGAGCGGTTGGTGGGGTGGTCATCGGCCAGCAGGATCAGCGTGCCCTCTGCCTCGGCTTGCGCCACGTCAGGCGCTGCCCTGCGTGTCTCCAGGCTCGCAAAAAATGAGTCCGGGGCACCTGGATTTCCTTCTGGAAGCTGCGCGGGA
Coding sequences:
- a CDS encoding EI24 domain-containing protein, which codes for MSKLLDSFWRAAMYCLHPRVIALSVLPLVIMAVISLGLGYFFWEGALAAVRSNLESYELVDTMVRWLEGLGLSDLRVVLAPVLLLFLAIPVIVIASLLFVAMFMTPAMVALVAERRFPQLERKRGGSLLASVFWSLGSTLLAVIALVLSIPLWLIPPLILILPPLIWGWLTYRVMSYDAMVDHASGEERRQIFREHRATLLGIGVLSGYLGAAPSLIWASGAMFVAMAPILVPVAIWLYTLVFAFSSLWFAHYTLAALEQLRKKNNALAPDPFAQEAIKSIANELAPTASEGPAPSFGSLGGNPHTQP
- a CDS encoding competence/damage-inducible protein A; this translates as MATNFGLVIVGDEILSGKRADKHLPKTIELLGARGLQLGYADYVGDDPDRITATLARAFAAARSSGDVVFSCGGIGATPDDHTRQCAAKALGVALALHPEAKRLIMERMQDVAKEQGLPYEPDREDNIHRLNMGVFPVGAQIIPNPYNKIPGFSCQAGEGSVHFVPGFPVMAWPMMEWVLDQRYPHLHQKSAYIEKSVIVFGSMEATLTPLMLAIEAAHEGVKVFSLPSVDHPDYGRHIELGVKGAPEAVSLAYPALLTGLQKFDLKLGPELVR
- the glnA gene encoding type I glutamate--ammonia ligase, whose amino-acid sequence is MAKTVADVMKMVKENEVKFVDFRFTDTRGKEQHVTVPVSHFDEDKFTSGHAFDGSSIAGWKGIEASDMQLMPDPNTANIDPFFEETTLFMSCDVLEPSDGKSYDRDPRSIAKRAESYLKASGLGDTAYFGPEPEFFIFDDVRWNTDMSGTFFKIEEYEAPWNSGSKLEGGNRGHRPTVKGGYFPVPPVDSTQDMRAEMALILESLGIPVEVFHHEVAGAGQNEIGTRFSTLVQRADWTQILKYVVQNVANAYGKTATFMPKPIVGDNGSGMHVHQSIWKDGKNLFAGDGYAGLSDFALYYIGGIIKHARALNAITNPGTNSYKRLVPGYEAPVKLAYSAKNRSASIRIPYVANPKGRRIEARFPDPLANPYLCFSALMMAGLDGVENKIHPGEAATKDLYHLPPEEDAKVPTVCHSLDQALDCLNADRGFLTKGGVFTDSMLDAYIELKMGEVTRLRMATHPIEFEMYYSL
- the glnL gene encoding nitrogen regulation protein NR(II), whose protein sequence is MDGLNKPHLPPVLSATPAPPRFQSFDLLATLVAVVRTNGVVVFANAALEDALGTSRRTIEGSQLPECFTEPLILQNALEGAGSNEFAALRYDAWLRRLNHEPMPVHVVVAQTDTPGEAIVELLPLEQQAKQDREERLIDQAQANKELIRNLAHEIKNPLGGIRGAAQLLQMEIDKELTEYTQVIIHEADRLQTLVDRLLAPHRRPHLVGDVNIHEVCERVRSLILAEFPKGLRVTRDYDISIPGFRGDREQLIQAVLNIAHNAAQALAERIAAGDAQITFRTRIARQVTFGKQRYRLALELHVIDNGPGVPDSIKDRIFYPLVSGREGGSGLGLTLAQTFVQQHHGLIECDSVPGRTDFKLLIPLP
- the ntrC gene encoding nitrogen regulation protein NR(I), producing MKPIWIVDDDQSIRFVLEKALLREDLPTRSFTNPREVLLALENATEEEGPQVLVSDIRMPGGSGLDLLEKVKQKLPGLPVIIMTAFSDLDSAVSAFQGGAFEYLPKPFDLPKAVELIRRAVEESQREEVAEERMAAAPEMLGQAPAMQDVFRAIGRLSQSMVTVMITGESGSGKELVARALHKHSPRANGPFVAINTAAIPKDLLESELFGHERGAFTGAQTMRRGRFEQAEGGTLFLDEIGDMPFDLQTRLLRVLSDGHFYRVGGHNAVKANVRVIAATHQDLEQRVKEGGFREDLFHRLNVIRLRLPALRERREDVFMLTRHFLQQSAKQLGVEPKRISDAALQQLSNFSFPGNVRQLENICHWLTVMAPAQVIEAKDLPPEVLGVPHEPAPGASDKAPLAPVTPTMHMPEPAVLAGPAAGEQNWEAGLEAEALALLAAGRSDVWDVLTRRFESRLIQTALLNTRGRRIEAAQKLGIGRNTITRKIQELNLE
- a CDS encoding Hpt domain-containing protein; this encodes MALARVSAGDAAVERDIFIEFQRANEGDAALLEQAVADGDIAQVKRLAHLIKGACAMVGALALANVCERIERASRDGDWKTIVVSMIEFEQELTELNRYLAEVQGPATS
- a CDS encoding response regulator is translated as MTLDLSLPIADPAQLPEGNPGAPDSFFASLETRRAAPDVAQAEAEGTLILLADDHPTNRSLLMRQVNLLGYAAESARNGVEALNLWKSGRFSLLLTDCNMPEMDGYELAKAIRALEAATAARHYPVIACTANAMGGEAEICLAAGMDDYLVKPVELKKLRPAWRAGYPSPRPPSHRPPIFL